A segment of the Trifolium pratense cultivar HEN17-A07 linkage group LG7, ARS_RC_1.1, whole genome shotgun sequence genome:
caacataaattaaTACAGCTATGAAAATCGAACCATGTGAATATGTAAACAAACTATGATCAGCCTCACATTCATGGAAGCCATACTTTACCAATGCTTGGGACAATTTTGAGTACCAATTACGTGAGGCTTGCCTAAGACCATATAGTGATTTTCTTAAGCGACACACCATCTCTTTATCGGGAACTCTGTAACCTGGCGGAACCTCCATATATACTTCCTCATCTAATTCCCCGTGTAGGAAAGCATTACTCACATCCATTTGGTGAAGTTCCCATCCTTTGGCCACTGCAACAGTAAGCAAACACCTCACAGTTGTCATTTTGGCATCTGGTGCGAAGGTTTCATTGAAGTCATCCCCTTCAACTTGTGTGTATCCTTTCGCCACGAGCCGAGCTTTGTATTTCTCAACTTCACCGGTTGATTTGTATTTTACCTTGTATACCCATCTACAACCCACTGCCTTCTTTCCTTTAGGGAGCCTTGACATTTCCcatgttttattttcttccaaGGCTTTAAGTTCTTGTGACATGGCTTCTCTCCATTCTTGTTTATGAATGGCTTGCTTGAATGATTGAGGCTCTTCAATACTTTCAACCGCTGCAAGATAAGCTTGATATTTTTGTGAAAACTCATCATAATTTACATAGTTTGATATAGGATAAATTATACCTGAAGAAGTTGACGTCTTTGGCGATGTACATGTGTGGGTTATCTCAGCCGAGtagcaataataatcatcaAGTCTCTTGGGTGGACGTCTGTTCCTCGGCCCCATGTCTATGTTTATCATGGTTTCACTCTCCCCCTTATTTTGAGGTTCTTCTACTTCAGTGATCACATCAGAATTTGTTTCAACGACTTGTTCTTCTCTTTGTTCATTGGAAATTATGATTTGGTTTTGTTGCCCATCATTGCTAGGCACAATTTCTTCTCCCACAGAACAAAAATCAAGACTAAATGTTGATGAATGATTTTCTCCATTGCTGTCCTTTTCTTGTGATGCATACGGAAAAATATCTTCATAGAACACCACATCTCTTGATACATAGATCTCTTGCATCTTTAGGTTGTACACTGTCCAACCTTTTTGGCCTTTAGGATATCCCACAAATACACATTTTTCTGCTCTTGAATCAAATTTATCTTGCTGcttgtttgaatttttaacaTAACATAAGCATCCAAAAGTCTTAATGTGCTCATATGACGAAGGATTTCCCAATAACTTCTCATATGGAGTCAACCCATCATTAATCATGGAAGGGGTTCTATTAATGAGGTATGTGGCTGTCAAGACACATTCCCCCCAAAATGAGATGGGTAAGTTAGCTTGGAATCTCAAGGCTCGTGCCACATTGAGTATATGTCTATGCTTTCTCTCTACCCTtgcattttgttgaggtgttccCACACATGAAGTCTCATGTAGGATTCCCTCTCGTTGTAGGATTCCTTGAAATGCATGGTTAGTAAATTCTGTCCCATTGTCACTCCGCAACCTCTTGATCTTTACATTAAATTGTGTGTTTACCATGTTgataaaatttgttaaaattcttagaacttctgttttttcttttaacaagtAAACCCATGTTCCACGTGAATAATCATCAACAATCGTAAGAAAATAATGACAGCCACTATGAGAGCTAGTACGATATTTTCCCCATAAATCACAATGTATAAGATCAAAAGGATTCTCAGCTTTATTATAACTAATATGAAAGGGAAGTCTACATTGTTTTGATCTATGACATATGTCACAACAACGAAGTTTATTTGAACAGAAATTAAAATTCACTAGCTGAGATATGCGTTGCATGACTTGAGGAGATGGATGTCCCATGCGTGCATGCCAAAGCGCGGTGTTATCTTCATGATATGCCGCGAAAGCAGACCCTTGGACTTGTTGCTTCAACACATAAACCCCACCATGTACATCACCTAAGCCAATCTTCTTCTTCGTGGCAAAGTCCTGTATCATACAATAACTAGGATGATAAGTCACAAAGCAATTTAAATCACGAGTCAATTGACAGATTGAAATTAAATTGCAGTCAAACTTAGGAACAAGTAAAACATTTTGTAAAGTAATATCTTTGCTAAGATCAATGGTTCGCATCATTTCTACCAACACTGTGTTTCCTGTAGGGACAGTCACATAGAAAGGTTTCTCAATATGTGGTGTGATGCACCACTGTCCAAGACCCATTCTAGATCTTTACAAGATGTATTTTTACCGGATTCACATAAATCATGCTTCATCACACGAGAACCATGGAGTGCACGCCCCTGCACTGTTTCTTCAGTCGCATGTGTATGATGAGCACTAGGTTGTCCTCCATCATCTCTTGAGCGGCGTTGTGTCCTTCGTGTGTGCCAATTCTCTGGGTACCCTATAATCTCAAAACATCCTGCTTTAATGTGGCCAGTCTTGCCACAATAATCACATTTTGAGTTTGACCCATCTTTTCTCCTCTGTCTATTTTGATTAGAAGCATAAAAGGCAGATCCTCCAGATTCTCTTTTAGTTGTAGCCATCCTTTCTTTTTCACCCATGATTCGAGCTTCTTCTCTGAGGACGTGGTTGAAAACACGTCGAAGTGAAGGCAAAGGCTCGGTGTTCAGCACTGCTGCCTTAACATGTTCAAATCGTTCATTGTTAAGACTCCCGAGGAacaaatgcacttgttgatctCCTTCTCTCTGCAGAATTTCTTTAGATGCACCACATGTGCATTCTGGAAGTGGTTGCAGCTCTCCTAGTTCATCAAGGAGGCTCTTAAATTTGGTATAGTATTCTGTCACAGTCATGTCAGATTCATGCTCCATCAGACATAACATGCGCCACAACTGATGGATCCTAGGAGCATTTGTTTGAGCAAAGCGCTCCTCCAGATCTTCCCAAATATCTCTTGCAGTTGATGCATGTGAGATGTTGCCGTGCAGAACTGGATCTACAGCATTGATGATCCATGCCATGACCATTGAATCAGCCTTCTCCCAATTGTAGAAGTCTGGATTGGTTTTTGCAGGTTTCTTGATTGATCCGTCAATGAAACCCATCTTGCTTTTTGCACGTAATGCCGTCCTCATGGAGCGTGCCCAATTGCGGTGATTCTCGCCTTTGAGCGTTGTAGCTACGAGTGGCGTTCCTGGATTATCAGAGGGACCAAGATAATATGGTGATGTGTTTGTGACAGCGGAAGTTGATTTTGTAGTGCTGGAGGTATCATTCTTCTCCGCCGCACTGTTCACGTTGCTGTTACTTTCACTATCTGAATCAGAAACTTGCTCCGATGCCATAATGAAATGACAGAAACTTTGTAAAGAAAATGTTtctattgaattgaattttctGTATACATTTACAATCACTATATAGCTATACAAAGAGATAAGTAAGGATTCTATTTTTAGGAAGTAGATCATTCTAGACCTTGACATAAGGAATTACAAATTAACTCTAATTCATTGTCACAATCTGTCACAATGAATGCTAAAAGCCAACTAATAATATACTACATCTCATTAGTCATGCTGTTTGTTTATACTTCCTATTTGTCTAACTCTTTGGTGTTGCTAACTTCTTGAAATCTTGCATCAATTCTTTGAACCCAGCTCTTAATTCTTCTATGGCTTCCTGCAATTGTGTTGTATTTGCCtctaaaacagaaaaataactGACAGACAACTAACAAACAAACCCAACTAACTAGGATAACTAACTAGGATAACCAAGGTAGTCAAGATCGCGATCTAGCACGTAGGATCGTACGATTTCACGATCTTGCAACCCCTGAACGTGCTACGAACTACGAACTGAGCAAAATCGGTTTTTGGTGGGATTGAGCAGGATCGTCACGAATACGCGTAAGAACGGTGGAAACGCCGCTTCTGTGCGTGTCTGTTCATTCACTCAGAAGTTTGGGCTTTCCGGGTTGGGTCTATGACCCACGATTCTGATAGGACAACTCGGTTCtagaaaccctaaaaaacaCGTTTTTTTAACCTTGTGAGCATATGAAACGGTTCAGTTTTCCCCCCTCTTTTGTGCAAGTTGCCAATGCAAAGCCATAATTGTTGGAACTTACCAGATTCATTCTCTTTCACGTTAAATACCCACTATTTTCCATATTCCCTTATTTATTCACTTCTCTCAGTGTTCTCTGTTTCTAGGTGAATTCTAAGGTGAGGGTTCtgttaagtccctcaccggtgtaccacTCAAATTGACCATTAGATTAAGAAAGtctacatgatttttttttttgtcattatcaCACTGGATCATATTTTCCCTCTCCTTTAGCAGAACACGCCAACAAGCTCTGTAACTTTTTTTCTCCCATTCTTCTTTCACTTCCTCTTCTCCATcacaacaacaaccaccacTATCCCCATACCAAACAGAAATGAAATGAACAGAGAAACACACAAATTGTTGCACTTTCCACTAAACAACTATTAGATTGGTCCATATAAAAAATATCTGGAATGGGTTAGAAAATGAACGATTacatggagaaaaaaaaattgtgcttttgtttatttgttaacttattaaatgaaaatcaaaagttcaattaaatgatttaattaTATAACCTACTTCAACATAGTGAAATtaagaaaatagtaaaatagGAAAATGGTGGTATTCCTTCAACAGGGGATGGATTGGATAAAGGAAAGAGGGAGGAGGAGGGCACTTGAACTAGGGAAGgagaagagagaagaaagaaaaaaggatCCAGTGTGATGTGGTgcataatagtttatttaatctaatggttgttAAACATGGTTCACGGTGAGGGACTTACTTGATACCTCACCCTAGAAGCAACCCTGTTTCTAACCATTACAAAAAAAACCctttgagtttaatcctttccCTAATGGTTAATCGGAAATCATTTGATagatatatcaaaattaattgatgtatcaaatgattttcgattaatgttttatatatatatatatatatatatatatatatatatatatatatatatatatatatatatatatatatatatatatatatatatatatatatatatatatatatatatatatatatatatatatatatatatatatatatatatatgatctatgTTATAGCATCTTTCACTCCAACGGTCAATTTTGTAATACGATTTTCCGATAAAAAATTATCAGAGGTGTCATATAAAAAGTTTAACActttggtgtcatttgatctgaCCTATAAAAAATACCAAAAGAATTATCACTTTTGGTCAAAGTGATAATTTATTCTTTtcctatatttttataatataagagccccaataaaattaaacatataatacatttaaaaattggtcaaaattttttattaaaatgacaaatttttttatcactttTGGTAGAAGATTCTTATAAAAGTGATAGCTAAAATTCTAATACATTTACAAATTGTTCAATGTTTCTTATAAGAAAAAGGCAAAAAAATTATCACTTTTGGTCAAagtgataatttatttattttctatatttaaataatatataaaataatattctcTCTCTCCTAATAATTAAGAACACAAATGAAACTAaacatttaatatattaaaaaaattggtcaaaattgCTTATTAAAATGACCAAGAAAGtaccatttttatttcttataaaaagaattgaaaaaagtaataaataaaaaattacacaataTTCATTATTtagtattagtaaaaaaaaaagtcttataatGGGTTGGAGTACATATATAATGGGTTTAATGAGACCTATTTAAAAATTTTGGATGAGTGatatgaatatttaaaaaatagaattgaatgactaaaatatcaatttagtctaataattttctatttattcatttatttatttatatattgtcCTGACATTTAGGGTTGACGGAGGATCTCTCTCCCCGTTAATTTCACCGCTGTTTAATCTCgatttgcattttttattttcaggtTCCTCTACTATTTTCACGCGTGCTACATTTGCTCAAGGTATTTTCATTCCTTTTCAATTTATCATTCATTCTGTGAATTCGTGCTTAGTGTTGAAAAACTTTGAATTGCTGAATCTTTTCTGTGAATTCGTGTTTAGTGTTTATCTTTCCCTATCCAATCCGACTAATCCCTAGGTAAATTAATCACTGCAATCGAATATAGATTAGCACCCTAGGGTTACTAGTTACTCATTCAAACAATTAATTCCGATTGTTTCCTTTTTCATAAACCGATTTACCACCGTTTTCTTAACTTTGATTATGCAGTTGTCGCTTCCGTATTTGCTTCAGTTGAGTTTTTTACATTAATGTGAAATTTGATTATTTAGTTTGTATTGTGATTTTAGTTGCAGCGCCTATAAAGAGTTTCAAATTAACCGTGTATGTGCACCCTCACACTTCGAGTACCAATTCATCTCTGTTAATTCCATTTCCTTGCTAACTAAATACTAATAactttcacatttttaacaTCAATAACCAAACTGTTATTAGATTTGTAACTTATCGCAtctatatagtatatacataTGCCTCATTTTATCATcgtcattaaattaaatttgtctttCTATTGGTTTGCCGTTTTAAGAATTTTGTTCTTTCATATTAGTTGTGCTCTTTTGGAATTTAATGGAACGTTCCGAGAAGCCGAATCCTACCAAGCCGAATCCCAAAGCGCTACGTGGTAACTCAAATCACCtcttttcaatttcttcaatGAAAAGACTACTCCTAGTTTCTGTTACACCTCTCACTCTGTCAAATaagtcttcttttttttgctGTTGTGTCTGTTTGATGTATATGCCTTgtcttcttttctcttttcttttttaactttCAGCCTATGAGAGGCTGATGCATCACAGAAAAGTCTTAACAAAGCCTGATACTGACGAGGAAGAACCTTTTGACCATGACCTAATGGGTAACTCAAATCACCTCCTTTCAATTTTAACAATGAAGACTATTCCATCAAATAAGTCTTTTTTGCTGTTTTGTCTTCTATTTATTTTGTGGTTGTTTGATGTATGCATTTTGATGTTGTGCCtgtcctttttcttttttaactttCAGAATTTTTGGAGGAAGTGCACCGTCCAAAGGATGAAATACCAGTGGGCATGGCTGCTGACACGTTCCTTATGCACCAGATGATACTTAACGGTGAAATGGTAAGATTTTATGAAAGTTTATGTAGCCTTCAACTATGCTCTTGATTCAAGTTTCATAAATTTAGTTTCTTTGTGCATATTTGAATTCTTTAATATCAATCTCTAAACCGACAGGATATCAGCGCCGCCAGGAAAGAGGAGTTGCTTGCTTCCCTAATTGAAGCTCGTAAGTCTTCACAGGAGAAGCAATTGCTGCAGGCTGAGATCAAAAATACAGGACAGTCACTTCACCCACAGTAGTATAATAACACATTTCTTTCCTTCATCCGTCTATATGTCCTGTTTATAAGACTTTTAAGATACAATGCCTCGTGTCTGTTGATCTACAAACAACTTCAGTGCACTTCACATGTATGTAATAAAAAATGTACTCTTAATGCATGTTTGTTATCTGTGGGTTTCTCGAAATCACAACACTCCTTGTGCTTGTTTTAGTTTTCAAAACTAAGTAGTAAGTATTATTGAAATGGCACTTGTTGTTActttattgtttatatatatatagaatggctggattttttttttgaaacaacatTTTATATACAATAAATGCTccctgcacaagacgaacatgGAAAACCAACATAGAAATACAAGGCGCCATATATATGTGGCCCCGTATATATTGGAAAaccttacaaaaataatttataaagttATAGTTTCCAATGGTGATTTGATTTTTTCCATCCATAGACCGCTTGgtattcttgtttttgttcttcCTTGTCATGGAAGATTGCTGCTAGTTGTGTTTGTTTCGTCCTATGTTGCTTCTATTGAATAACTTTACTGATCATATTCTATACTTTCTAAACATCTTCTTCACTTTGAGGATATAGGTGAATTTTGGGATGATACAAGAGGAAATAGTTCTTTGACTTGTTATTTCTATGTGTCTGTTTGCTTTTTAACTTTTACGAGTTCTTGTCATGAGGATCAGATTGAAGCCCTCAATTGCCAGCTTTATATCCTAAACTCATTGGTCCTATTACACAGTTATTTTCCACATGTGCATTGCATATATGCAAAgccataaacataaatatagaaCTTAATTGTTTACACTTTTAGCTTTCTTTACGTGTATTATCGTAAGAGTCAATTTTGTCCGTGATATAGTTTGACGACAAATGTGATTTCCTCTATTAATTGAATGTGAATTCTTGTTCCATTAGAGGTTCAAATTGTTGCTTGTCTGAAATTGGACTAGCCTTTTTTGCCAGAATGTTAACCATTTCATATTTGTGATTTGTGTGTCTGCCACCCATTTCACAACTTCTAGTAGCTTTTTGCGGTGAACAttgatttacttttttttttttttttttttgttgaaaggAGTGGACATTGATTTACTTGATGATTGTTTGGTTTTGCATTTAAATGACCAATATCAACCGAAAGTTCAACAATGACTGATTTCATATCAACCGAAAGTTCAATAATGAAAGTACATTTTTCTGATAGCtgtcatatataaaaaaatatttcaaaacttGCATTTTAAAGTTGAGCGTATTAAGAACCTGCATttcgaaaaaagaaaaaaaaaatactgtcaTTTACGATTCTAGGATACAAATGCTTAAGATTTCATGTCAAGTGCTGCATTGGCTGATTTATTTCAACTGGAAGTTCAATAATGAAAGTATAATTTCTTAATAACTGTcatatataaaacaatatatgaCAGTATGCTGTGTGACTTGTTTTACGAtttgtgtgtttgtgttgatCTAAAAATTTCACGCCTGCTGTATTATGGTTGTTTGTCCATGAGGTCctaagttgttttagccaaaaatttcgctaaagggggagattgttaaTGTTTTGTTGATTGACTTATTTTGGTAAAACAATATTGTGTGACAATGTTGGATGCAATGCTTCAACATCCGGATACGCATCCAGGATCTTTGTTCGCGCGTCTCATTATTGCGCTATCTTCTATATATGGAATCCACGCCTTTATTCCTGGCTCTAATCACGTATGCATGATCAGAATATTCTCACGTGTATATTTTCAGAACGTATCTGAGTAGCTTTTGGAAACTTATTATTCTATTGCATGGACGAGAGCTGGAAATGTTCTAGAAGATTTGAAGCCCAAGACTTGAAGAAGCCAATATAGACCTAAGTATATAAGCTTCTCTGTAAACCCTAATTTTGTACGTGTGTGTTATTATTGTATTGCTGCAAGTGTGCTGCGTAAGGGTTTTGTGTTAGAACTTTTGTGAGCCTACCTTGCGTGATCTTTGTGCAAGTCTAGGACATAGGTTGGGTTGTATTCTTGTGaactactcctaagctttgaagtacggaggtAGTTTTGTTTTAGAGAGTGTTCTCAAACATTTATACTTTGCTAAAACTGTAATCACTAGGCTGAGTGGTTAGGTAGGAGGTGAGATGAGATCTCAGACTTAGGAGTTCCTAGGTTGAAAGAACACGGGTAGTTGCTAGGTCATAAGTGTAAACTGGAGGTTTGCTGAGAGCTTAGGACTAgggctattatagtggatttcACTCTTGAATTgatatcccccagagtaggtagCTGTTGtgctccgaactgggttaacaaatatcATGTGTCTTTTATTTCCTGTCTGTTTTTATTTGTTACGCTGTTAGTGTATCTGTGAATGTTCCAACATCCCATTCAACATTCTTAGTGTTGGAACATTGCTTAGAACATTGCATAGAACATTCCATTACTACGTGCCAGAATTTCAAGAATTCACACCATGTTCTTAGGCTTATTTTAGCATATGAAGCCACACTctaaaaacccaacaatctcaccatttggcaaattttggctaaaataATCTTTGGAGTCCGCCATTTGAATATGAAGAGATGTGTTAGTACATCATAGACTTTTGCAGCAGCAAATTTAGTCTCACATTaataggaaaaaataaattcctaaagtcttgagaaaaataaattctcagacACATACAAgcatataaaatgcacacataaggGAGgaaaaattccgatttaatcaaaacaggggggcaaaactgcatttaagccttttaatTATTTGATCTTTACTGATGGTCGAGATTGTTTAGAAAATTTACCAATTGTATAAGTGGAGTCGCCTATATTATATTAATGACTACGACAAATAATTGTGTGGTATTTTTACTATATGAAATTTAGATCATACTTATAAAAGTAAAAGAGTTAAgaaaactgttacaaaaaaaaaaaaaaaaagagttaagaaaacaaaaagattCCATATTCATTGTATATAAATGAAGCAGTACATGTCATTCAGTTAggaaaatcaaataaacaatagcgtaaaataatttgttgtaatatataacaaattaattataaatgttTGACCCAAAAGCATTTGGATGAGATAGTAAGCCATCTCTTCCAGTTTAATCAGAGGTCTTGAGTTCGAATTTAGCCCTGAGAATGCAGCAATGTTAAATTTTCATGAGTGAAAGTTTTGTCACCCTTTGCAGTCTTACCCAACTCGAGATACTAATCGAGATACTAATCTCTATAATTACGtgcaaataatatttgattctcacaaattttttttatagatgttTGCTTTGCCGGTCAAGACAAGAGCCTCATATTCTTCTTTAGTTGGGTTTCAAATCTTGCACTCAACAAAACttgatttttcttattttacatgTATAAAagcttttgttattttttttgactatttttttgaaaactacaCATTTGAATATTTTAGTTTGAAGAACATTAAATATCAATGCTATGCAACTTGAACCATTATAGAAGAATTGAAGAAACACAATCTAACCATTTTTCTACAAAAAGAAATTCAACAAAACCATGTCTCTACATACATTCAAGTTATCAATAATCAACAACACAATCACCCCTTTCAAAAAATTACACAAGCCATCAATTAGTCATGTCTCTCTAACAATGCTAATATTAAGTACTGACATGaccaaaaaaaggaaaaatagtATACAATACAACAATTTCCAACTTTGAATTGAACCTATGGACTGTCTTCATCTGAACTAAAATCATCCACTCTCCTATCTACCACTGCCGGAAACAATTTTTGCCGAATATCAGGCGGTGGAGGACGAGTTTTCgtggttggtggtggtggtggtccTCTAGATCCAGCAGTATCTTGTTTCACATTCTTTGTTTCACTTTCTTGTTTCACATTCTTTTTTTCACTTTCTTGTTTCACATTCTTTGTTTCTTGTTTCACATTCTTTGTTTCCGCTTCTTGTTTCGCATTCTTTGGTGCTGGCTTTGTTGCCGGTGCCTTTTGAATCTCTTTGCAAACTCTATCCAACATTATTAAGAAATCGCGTACTATTCCAAACAATCTCAACCCTTCATCTCTCCCTGTACTCCCATGAAAGTAATCACCAGTACTCTTCACAAGAGCCATgattttcttctcttcttctaaCAAACCCGTGACATCACCCTCGGCTTTCTCCACAAAACTCTTAACTGTTTCATAAAACCCTTTGTCATTCTCTATATTTTCCGCCATCTCTTTCTTTACGAAATCTCTTGTTTTTAGTAGACCATGGCCTAATTTAGCTGTTGTTCCTGTTAAAGCATCAGCATCTAATGCTGCTGCTTTCTTCACGTTCTCAAGATCAGTGCTTAAACGCGAAACAACTTGAAGACCCATTTCGCGGTAGTGTTCTTCTGATTCTTGATTAATGTCTTCGAGAAGGTCATCAGTTTTTATACTTGAGAAACTAGCACTCTCTCTCATATTTCGAGCTGCTCTTATTCCTTCGGTTCGGATTATTTCTTGAACAACAAAGTGTAAGAGTGTGATTTTTCCATCTACTCCTTTTACATCAGACAATTTTAGTAGTGTATCAAGTTTGAATGCAAGTGCGCCTCCACGGAATGT
Coding sequences within it:
- the LOC123899979 gene encoding uncharacterized protein LOC123899979 translates to MERSEKPNPTKPNPKALRAYERLMHHRKVLTKPDTDEEEPFDHDLMEFLEEVHRPKDEIPVGMAADTFLMHQMILNGEMDISAARKEELLASLIEARKSSQEKQLLQAEIKNTGQSLHPQ